The Palleronia sp. THAF1 genome window below encodes:
- the gltA gene encoding citrate synthase, whose translation MAEDKKTAKLTIDGKDYDLPVHTPTAGPDVIDIRKLYAQAGVFTYDPGFTSTAACDSTITFIDGDKGELLHRGYPIDQLASKSHFLEVCYLLLYGELPTAAQLEDFEFRVTNHTMLHEQMMNFFRGFRRDAHPMAIMVGVVGAMSAFYHDSTNVNDAWEREVASIRLIAKMPTIAAWAYKYSVGQPFVYPRNDLDYASNFLRMCFSVPAEDYVANPILSRAMDRIFTLHADHEQNASTSTVRLASSSGANPFACIAAGIACLWGPAHGGANQACLEMLREIGTVDRIPEYIARAKDKDDPFRLMGFGHRVYKNHDPRATVMKESADEVLDLLGIENNPTLQVAKELERVALADPYFAEKKLFPNVDFYSGIILDAMGFPTAMFTPIFAVARTVGWISQWKEQISDPQHKIGRPRQLYLGETTRDYVDVEKRG comes from the coding sequence ATGGCCGAGGACAAAAAGACCGCCAAGCTGACGATTGACGGGAAGGACTACGACCTGCCGGTCCACACGCCCACCGCCGGGCCCGACGTGATCGACATCCGCAAGCTGTACGCCCAGGCCGGCGTGTTCACCTACGATCCGGGCTTCACTTCTACCGCTGCCTGCGATTCCACGATCACCTTCATCGACGGCGACAAGGGCGAATTGCTGCACCGCGGCTATCCCATCGACCAGCTCGCCAGCAAATCCCACTTCCTGGAAGTCTGCTACCTGCTGCTTTACGGCGAATTGCCGACCGCCGCGCAGTTGGAAGACTTCGAGTTCCGTGTGACCAACCACACGATGCTGCACGAGCAGATGATGAACTTCTTCCGTGGCTTCCGCCGCGACGCGCACCCCATGGCGATCATGGTCGGCGTCGTCGGTGCGATGTCGGCGTTCTACCACGACTCGACCAACGTGAACGACGCGTGGGAGCGTGAGGTCGCATCCATCCGCCTGATCGCGAAGATGCCGACGATCGCCGCATGGGCCTACAAGTATTCCGTCGGCCAGCCCTTCGTCTATCCGCGCAACGACCTGGACTACGCATCGAACTTCCTGCGCATGTGCTTCAGCGTTCCCGCAGAGGACTACGTCGCCAACCCGATCCTGTCCCGCGCAATGGACCGCATCTTCACGCTGCACGCGGACCACGAGCAAAACGCTTCGACCTCGACGGTGCGTCTGGCCTCTAGCTCTGGTGCCAACCCCTTCGCCTGCATCGCCGCCGGCATCGCCTGCCTCTGGGGTCCGGCCCATGGTGGTGCGAACCAGGCCTGTCTGGAAATGCTGCGCGAGATCGGCACGGTCGACCGTATCCCCGAATACATCGCCCGCGCCAAGGACAAGGATGATCCGTTCCGCCTGATGGGCTTCGGGCACCGCGTCTACAAGAACCACGACCCCCGCGCGACGGTGATGAAAGAGTCTGCCGACGAGGTGTTGGACCTCTTGGGAATCGAGAATAACCCGACGCTGCAGGTCGCCAAGGAACTGGAGCGTGTCGCCTTGGCCGATCCCTATTTCGCCGAGAAGAAACTGTTTCCGAACGTGGATTTCTACTCGGGCATCATCCTCGACGCGATGGGTTTCCCGACCGCCATGTTCACGCCGATCTTCGCCGTGGCGCGCACCGTCGGTTGGATCAGCCAGTGGAAAGAGCAGATTTCCGATCCGCAGCACAAGATCGGTCGTCCGCGACAGTTGTATCTGGGCGAGACGACGCGCGACTACGTGGACGTCGAAAAGCGCGGCTAA
- the gltX gene encoding glutamate--tRNA ligase, which produces MVNALVSAPVVTRIAPSPTGFMHVGTARTALFNWLYARGRGGRFLIRIEDTDKARSTQAATDAIVAGMAWLGLDHDGEIVSQAEQADRHAEVAQAMLASGSAYKCFATQEEIEAFREAARAEGRSTLFRSPWRDADPETHPNAPYAIRVKAPLDGETVIKDEVQGDVTVRNDQLDDMIVLRSDGTPTYMLAVVVDDHDMGVTHVIRGDDHLNNAARQMLVYRAMGWPLPVYAHIPLIHGEDGKKLSKRHGALGVEDYVAMGYPATAMRNYLARLGWSHGDDEVFDTDQALEWFDLPGIGKSPARLDFKKLDHVSGQHIAQMPDGDLMVAVSQWRVAAGLAPLQDAEADGLEAALPIIKGSVKKLGDLLDKAHFAMTSRPIVPEPKATKALDATALEILGELTPHLHNASWDRDALEAVAARIAEERGLGLGKIAAPLRASLAGRTATPSVFDMMMVLGRDETLARITDAIEAGPRHASV; this is translated from the coding sequence ATGGTTAACGCCCTCGTTTCCGCGCCGGTCGTGACGCGGATCGCGCCATCGCCGACCGGCTTCATGCACGTCGGCACCGCGCGCACCGCGCTGTTCAACTGGCTGTACGCGCGGGGGCGCGGGGGGCGGTTCCTGATCCGGATCGAAGATACCGACAAGGCACGTTCGACCCAGGCCGCCACCGACGCCATCGTGGCAGGCATGGCGTGGCTGGGACTGGACCACGACGGTGAAATCGTCAGTCAAGCTGAACAGGCCGACCGCCATGCCGAAGTGGCACAGGCGATGCTTGCATCAGGTTCGGCCTATAAGTGCTTCGCAACGCAAGAGGAAATAGAAGCCTTCCGCGAAGCGGCGCGGGCCGAGGGACGCTCCACCCTGTTTCGCTCTCCTTGGCGCGACGCCGATCCCGAAACCCATCCCAATGCGCCCTACGCCATCCGTGTGAAGGCACCGCTGGACGGTGAGACGGTCATAAAGGACGAAGTTCAGGGCGACGTGACGGTCCGCAACGATCAGCTCGACGACATGATCGTGCTGCGCTCTGACGGGACACCGACCTATATGCTGGCCGTTGTCGTGGACGATCACGACATGGGCGTGACCCATGTGATCCGGGGCGACGATCACCTGAACAATGCCGCGCGGCAGATGCTGGTGTACCGCGCGATGGGCTGGCCCCTGCCCGTCTACGCTCATATCCCTCTGATCCATGGGGAGGACGGCAAGAAGTTGTCCAAGCGGCACGGCGCGCTGGGGGTCGAGGACTACGTGGCCATGGGCTACCCCGCCACTGCCATGCGCAACTATCTGGCCCGGCTGGGTTGGAGCCACGGCGATGACGAGGTCTTCGACACCGATCAGGCGCTGGAGTGGTTCGACCTGCCGGGAATCGGCAAGTCACCCGCACGGCTGGACTTCAAGAAGCTGGACCATGTGTCGGGCCAGCACATCGCGCAGATGCCGGATGGCGATTTGATGGTCGCGGTGTCTCAGTGGCGTGTTGCGGCGGGGCTTGCGCCATTGCAGGATGCCGAGGCCGACGGGCTGGAAGCCGCTCTGCCGATCATCAAGGGCAGCGTGAAGAAACTGGGCGATCTGCTGGACAAGGCGCATTTCGCGATGACCTCCCGCCCAATCGTGCCCGAACCGAAGGCCACCAAGGCGCTTGACGCTACGGCGCTGGAGATCTTGGGCGAATTGACGCCGCACCTGCATAATGCTAGCTGGGATCGCGATGCGCTCGAGGCCGTGGCGGCCCGGATCGCCGAGGAACGCGGGCTGGGACTGGGCAAGATTGCCGCCCCCCTGCGGGCATCTTTGGCCGGTCGGACGGCCACCCCAAGCGTCTTCGACATGATGATGGTCCTGGGCCGGGACGAAACACTGGCCCGGATAACGGATGCGATAGAGGCCGGGCCTCGACACGCATCCGTCTAG
- a CDS encoding alkene reductase, translating into MADHATLFTPIQMGPVTLPNRILMAPLTRNRAHDDGTPWEVAQTYYAQRASAGMILSEATQVTPLGKGYIKTPGIHAPEHVTAWKKITDAVHANGGRIYMQLWHVGRISHNSLLPEGETPQAPSAIRAETQTFTHNGFEDCSEPHAVTKEEIATLIEDYRKGAQNAKDAGFDGVEIHAANGYLIDQFLQDGSNKRDDEYGGSVENRMRFLREVIDAVTSVWDRDRVGVRLSPLSQANAISESDPEGTFSEVYKMLSDQKLAYLHVVESFYGAETKTDEEERLKRMRKLYDGFYIANGDLNADRLTQAIESGHADAGTIGRPFIANPDLPQRMRLGADLNAQDQDTFYGGDEKGYIDYPFLDQIKPV; encoded by the coding sequence ATGGCCGATCACGCCACACTCTTCACGCCGATCCAGATGGGCCCCGTCACGCTTCCCAATCGCATCCTGATGGCTCCGCTGACCCGCAACCGTGCTCATGACGATGGCACCCCGTGGGAGGTCGCGCAGACCTATTACGCCCAGCGGGCCAGTGCCGGGATGATCCTGTCGGAAGCCACGCAGGTCACGCCGCTGGGCAAGGGCTATATCAAGACGCCCGGCATCCACGCGCCGGAACATGTCACCGCCTGGAAAAAGATCACAGACGCCGTGCACGCGAACGGTGGCCGCATCTACATGCAGCTCTGGCATGTGGGTCGGATCAGCCACAACTCCCTGCTGCCCGAGGGCGAAACGCCGCAGGCCCCGTCGGCCATCCGGGCAGAGACGCAGACTTTCACGCACAACGGGTTCGAGGATTGCTCGGAGCCGCACGCCGTGACCAAGGAAGAGATCGCCACGCTGATTGAGGATTACCGCAAGGGCGCGCAGAACGCCAAGGATGCGGGCTTCGACGGTGTCGAGATTCATGCCGCGAACGGCTACCTGATCGACCAGTTCTTGCAGGACGGATCGAACAAGCGCGATGACGAGTACGGCGGATCGGTTGAGAACCGGATGCGCTTCCTGCGTGAAGTGATCGACGCCGTGACAAGCGTCTGGGACCGTGACCGCGTCGGTGTTCGCCTGTCGCCGCTCAGCCAGGCGAATGCGATTTCCGAGTCGGATCCCGAGGGCACGTTCAGCGAAGTCTACAAGATGCTGTCGGACCAGAAGCTGGCCTATCTGCACGTCGTCGAAAGCTTCTACGGCGCCGAAACGAAGACCGACGAGGAAGAGCGTTTGAAGCGTATGCGCAAGCTATACGACGGGTTCTACATCGCGAATGGTGACCTGAACGCGGATCGCCTGACACAGGCGATCGAGAGTGGTCACGCCGACGCGGGCACCATCGGTCGGCCCTTCATTGCCAACCCGGACCTGCCGCAGCGCATGCGCCTGGGTGCCGATCTGAACGCGCAGGATCAGGACACCTTCTACGGCGGGGATGAGAAGGGGTATATCGACTACCCGTTCCTGGACCAGATCAAGCCGGTCTAA
- a CDS encoding holin-associated N-acetylmuramidase: MHSVRQIATQIVAREGGFVNDPDDPGGATKHGVTIGTLRSLGLDLDGDGDVDVDDVRRVDRKTATDLFLRHYFEAPGIGRLPQALQPSVFDMQVNAGANAVKILQRLVRDMGHAVAVDGIIGPQTVAAVEAAHNAAPRHIVDAYGIARRNYYYRLGDARPALRKFACARSGDKGGWIKRAEEFISARYHLTDAEHEARVAAWD, from the coding sequence ATGCACAGCGTCCGCCAAATCGCCACCCAGATCGTCGCCCGTGAAGGCGGCTTCGTGAACGACCCCGACGACCCCGGCGGGGCGACCAAACACGGCGTGACCATAGGCACGCTGCGCAGCCTTGGTCTGGACTTGGACGGGGATGGCGACGTCGATGTGGACGATGTCCGCCGCGTAGATCGTAAGACCGCGACCGACCTGTTCCTGCGCCACTATTTCGAAGCTCCGGGCATCGGGCGTCTGCCGCAAGCGTTGCAGCCTTCGGTCTTCGATATGCAGGTGAACGCGGGTGCGAATGCCGTGAAGATCCTGCAACGGCTGGTGCGCGACATGGGGCACGCCGTCGCGGTGGACGGCATTATCGGCCCGCAGACCGTCGCCGCGGTCGAGGCTGCGCATAACGCCGCCCCAAGGCACATCGTGGACGCCTACGGTATCGCACGGCGCAACTACTACTACCGTCTGGGCGACGCGCGTCCGGCCTTGCGCAAGTTCGCCTGCGCCCGCTCTGGCGACAAGGGCGGCTGGATCAAGCGGGCGGAAGAATTCATCTCGGCGCGCTATCATCTGACGGACGCCGAACATGAGGCGCGGGTGGCGGCATGGGATTGA
- a CDS encoding enoyl-CoA hydratase-related protein — MNYEAIRYAVREDIAILTLNRPDRKNALNTQMRAEITHAVKAAGTEARVLVMTGAGDAFCSGQDLSDGGNAANLDLERTLRDEYEPMLNAIVDCPIPTISAVKGAAAGAGANLALGADVVIASESAVFLQAFTRIGLIPDAGGTHWLPRQMGLAKAMGAALFAEPISAKQAESWGMIWEVVPDESFADHWWRRALHLANGPTEAYRGVKEALRQSFANDLGQQLELEARIQGRMGKTRDFREGVMAFLEKRAPKYEGR, encoded by the coding sequence ATGAATTATGAAGCTATCAGATACGCCGTGCGCGAAGATATCGCGATCCTGACGCTGAACCGTCCCGACCGGAAGAATGCGTTGAACACCCAGATGCGGGCCGAGATCACGCATGCGGTGAAGGCCGCCGGGACAGAGGCGCGCGTACTGGTGATGACCGGCGCAGGCGATGCGTTTTGCTCGGGGCAGGACCTGTCGGACGGTGGCAACGCGGCGAACCTCGATCTGGAGCGCACGTTGCGTGACGAATACGAGCCGATGCTGAATGCCATCGTCGACTGCCCGATCCCCACGATCTCTGCCGTAAAAGGCGCAGCGGCGGGGGCAGGGGCGAACTTGGCGCTTGGCGCGGATGTGGTGATCGCGTCCGAGTCGGCAGTGTTCCTGCAGGCCTTCACCCGCATCGGCCTTATTCCGGACGCCGGTGGCACGCATTGGTTGCCGCGCCAGATGGGTTTGGCCAAGGCCATGGGGGCGGCCCTGTTCGCCGAACCGATCTCTGCCAAGCAGGCAGAGTCCTGGGGCATGATCTGGGAGGTCGTTCCCGATGAGAGCTTCGCGGATCATTGGTGGCGGCGCGCGTTGCATCTGGCGAATGGCCCGACAGAGGCTTACCGCGGCGTCAAGGAAGCCCTGCGCCAGTCCTTCGCCAACGATCTGGGCCAGCAGTTGGAGCTGGAGGCCCGGATTCAGGGCCGCATGGGAAAGACGCGCGACTTCCGGGAAGGCGTGATGGCGTTCCTTGAAAAGCGCGCGCCGAAGTACGAAGGGCGTTAG
- the ccmE gene encoding cytochrome c maturation protein CcmE, with protein MKGLKKKRRIQVIAVAAVALTLSTALIGYAMRDGINFFRSPSQVVAEAPMPNEVFRIGGLVEDGSLTRGQGETITFRVTDGAASVPVSYAGVLPDLFGEGEGMVGTGRFIDGTFQASEILAKHDESYMPKEVVDALKEQGVYQPANDDISMN; from the coding sequence ATGAAGGGCCTGAAGAAGAAACGCCGTATACAAGTCATCGCGGTTGCGGCGGTGGCGTTGACCCTTTCTACCGCGCTGATCGGCTATGCCATGCGCGACGGCATCAATTTCTTCCGCTCTCCCAGCCAAGTCGTCGCCGAAGCGCCCATGCCGAACGAGGTGTTCCGCATCGGCGGGCTGGTCGAAGACGGCAGCCTGACGCGCGGGCAGGGAGAGACGATCACCTTCCGGGTCACCGACGGCGCGGCCTCTGTTCCGGTGTCCTACGCGGGCGTCCTGCCCGACCTGTTCGGTGAAGGCGAGGGCATGGTCGGCACGGGCCGTTTCATCGACGGCACGTTTCAGGCCAGCGAAATCCTGGCCAAGCATGACGAATCCTATATGCCGAAGGAAGTCGTTGATGCGCTGAAAGAGCAGGGCGTTTACCAACCTGCGAACGATGACATCTCAATGAATTAA
- a CDS encoding holin family protein: MGLIDRTMNVLFGGRNIVAETAEVFRENAENRAERGASLQTGALEQFASEFAHRDRCAFDRFMDGVNRIPRPAMALGTLGLFTAAMVDPVWFAARMQGLAYVPEPLWWLLGAIVGFYFGARHQAKGQEFRRQMVAAQIAPKRTVSAASDNPALDDWRADGR, encoded by the coding sequence ATGGGATTGATTGACCGCACGATGAACGTGCTGTTCGGCGGGCGGAACATCGTCGCCGAAACAGCCGAAGTGTTCCGCGAGAACGCCGAGAACCGCGCGGAACGGGGGGCGTCCTTGCAAACCGGCGCGCTGGAGCAGTTCGCGTCCGAGTTCGCCCACCGCGACCGCTGCGCCTTCGATCGCTTCATGGATGGCGTCAACCGCATCCCACGCCCGGCGATGGCGCTTGGCACGCTGGGGCTGTTCACCGCCGCGATGGTCGATCCGGTGTGGTTCGCCGCCCGGATGCAGGGCTTGGCCTACGTGCCAGAGCCGCTGTGGTGGCTGCTTGGGGCCATCGTCGGCTTCTATTTCGGCGCACGCCACCAGGCAAAGGGCCAAGAATTTCGGCGTCAGATGGTGGCGGCACAGATCGCGCCGAAGCGTACGGTATCTGCTGCCAGCGACAACCCCGCTCTGGACGATTGGCGCGCCGATGGCCGGTGA
- a CDS encoding cytochrome c-type biogenesis protein, giving the protein MKRLLLILSLLAAPAYAVQPDEILDDPRLEERARDLSTGLRCLVCRNENIDESNADLARDLRLAVRERLVAGDTDDQVIDYLVNRYGEYVLLRPTVDGANLILWLAGPAMLLGGLAVAALALRRRPTAEPRDATLSVDEQARLDALLKD; this is encoded by the coding sequence ATGAAACGGCTGCTCCTGATCCTGTCGCTGCTGGCCGCACCGGCCTATGCCGTCCAGCCCGACGAAATCCTGGACGATCCGCGCCTGGAGGAGCGGGCACGCGACCTGTCGACGGGTCTGCGTTGCCTTGTTTGCCGCAACGAAAACATCGACGAATCGAACGCCGATCTGGCGCGCGATTTACGCCTTGCCGTGCGCGAACGGTTGGTGGCGGGCGACACCGACGATCAGGTGATCGATTACCTCGTGAACCGCTACGGCGAATACGTCCTGCTGCGCCCCACCGTGGACGGCGCGAATCTGATCCTGTGGCTGGCCGGGCCTGCCATGCTTCTGGGCGGTCTGGCTGTCGCCGCATTGGCCCTACGCCGTCGCCCTACGGCAGAGCCTCGGGACGCGACCCTCAGCGTGGACGAACAAGCGCGCCTCGACGCGCTTTTGAAGGACTGA
- the argC gene encoding N-acetyl-gamma-glutamyl-phosphate reductase produces MPKKIAILGASGYTGAELIRIIATHPSLEIAALSGERRAGDPVAAVFPHLRHLNLPDLVKIDDIDFTGIDLAFCALPHATSQRVIAALPRDLKVVDLSADFRLRDAADYETWYGQPHAATDLQAEAVYGLTEFYRDDIRSARLVAGTGCNAATGQFVLRPLISAGVIDLDEIILDLKCGVSGAGRALKENLLHAELSEGYQAYAVGGIHRHLGEFDQEFSALAGRPVQVQFTPHLIPANRGILATTYVRGDATAIHATLAETYAQEPFIEVLPMGETPSTHHVRGSNFCHIGVVQDRRDGRAIVVGALDNLTKGSSGQAVQNANLMLDIAETEGLMLAPVFP; encoded by the coding sequence ATGCCCAAGAAAATCGCTATCCTCGGTGCGTCCGGCTACACCGGCGCCGAACTGATCCGCATTATCGCCACGCATCCTTCGTTGGAAATCGCCGCGCTGTCGGGTGAACGCCGCGCGGGCGATCCGGTGGCCGCCGTCTTTCCCCACCTGCGCCACCTGAACCTGCCCGATCTGGTGAAGATCGACGACATCGACTTCACCGGCATCGATCTGGCCTTCTGCGCGCTGCCCCACGCCACCAGCCAGCGCGTCATCGCCGCCCTGCCGCGCGATCTGAAGGTCGTGGACCTGAGCGCTGACTTCCGCCTGCGCGACGCTGCCGACTACGAGACGTGGTATGGCCAACCCCACGCGGCGACCGATCTGCAGGCCGAGGCCGTCTATGGCCTGACCGAGTTCTACCGCGACGACATCCGCAGCGCGCGATTGGTCGCTGGCACCGGGTGCAATGCCGCCACGGGGCAGTTCGTGTTGCGTCCGTTGATCTCTGCCGGGGTGATCGACCTTGATGAGATCATTCTTGACCTGAAATGCGGTGTTTCCGGCGCGGGGCGGGCGCTGAAGGAAAACCTGCTGCACGCAGAGCTGTCCGAGGGCTATCAGGCCTACGCCGTCGGTGGAATCCACCGGCATCTGGGTGAGTTCGATCAGGAGTTCAGCGCGCTCGCCGGTCGTCCCGTGCAGGTGCAGTTCACGCCGCATCTGATCCCCGCCAATCGCGGTATCCTTGCCACCACCTACGTCCGGGGTGACGCGACCGCGATCCACGCAACGCTGGCAGAGACCTATGCGCAAGAGCCCTTCATCGAAGTGCTGCCCATGGGAGAAACGCCCAGCACTCACCATGTGCGCGGCTCTAACTTCTGTCATATCGGCGTGGTGCAAGACCGGCGCGACGGGCGGGCCATCGTGGTCGGTGCGCTGGACAATCTGACGAAGGGTTCATCTGGCCAAGCTGTGCAAAACGCCAATCTCATGCTAGATATAGCAGAGACAGAGGGGCTGATGCTGGCTCCGGTTTTCCCATGA
- a CDS encoding heme lyase CcmF/NrfE family subunit encodes MIIELGHFALILALIMAALQCVLPLVGAQKGWSGFMAAAAPAAQAQFLFLGFSFAVLTWAFVASDFSLAVVTANSHTAKPLIYKISGVWGNHEGSMLLWCVILAFYSALAAWFGGNLSETLRARVLGVQGAICVAFLAFLIFTSNPFWRLEVPPLNGQDLNPLLQDPGLAFHPPFLYLGYVGLSMAFSFAVAALIEGRVDAAWGRWVRPWTLVAWVFLTIGIALGSWWAYYELGWGGFWFWDPVENASFMPWLIAAALLHSSIVVEKREALKSWTILLAILAFGFSLIGAFIVRSGVLTSVHAFANDPERGVYLLAITGIFMGGALTLYAARAASLEAKGVFALVSRESALVANNILLAVSAFVVFVGTVWPLVAEMIWDRKLSVGAPFFDAAFTPFMVVLAALLPIGGLMPWKRARMDRLAQPLIGALALSIALGALVWVMQTGGSMLAPIGAVLAAWVVLGAVVDLNLRTGRDWSTKLARLRKLPRADWGKTVSHAGFGVTIFGVAALTAWQVEDIRVAQEGESFAVGPYEITLDSVREERVANYLTTIATMQVTRGGDPVATLQPEKRFYPVAQMPTTEAAIDNGVLRDLYLVIGDPQDAGGWAVRTYIKPFANWIWAGCIIMALGGGLSLTDRRHRVAAGAAKTPRRAVPAE; translated from the coding sequence ATGATTATAGAACTCGGTCACTTCGCCCTTATCCTCGCCCTCATCATGGCGGCGCTGCAATGCGTTCTGCCGCTTGTCGGAGCGCAGAAAGGGTGGAGCGGCTTCATGGCCGCCGCCGCGCCCGCCGCACAGGCGCAGTTCCTGTTCCTCGGCTTCTCTTTCGCGGTACTGACATGGGCGTTCGTGGCGTCGGACTTCTCGCTTGCAGTGGTGACCGCCAATTCGCACACGGCGAAACCCCTGATCTACAAGATCAGCGGCGTGTGGGGGAACCACGAAGGCTCTATGCTGCTGTGGTGCGTGATCCTTGCGTTCTACAGCGCGCTGGCCGCGTGGTTCGGCGGCAACCTGTCAGAGACATTGCGCGCCCGCGTGCTGGGCGTGCAGGGCGCGATCTGCGTTGCCTTCCTTGCGTTCCTGATCTTCACATCCAATCCGTTCTGGCGGCTGGAAGTGCCCCCGCTGAATGGACAAGACCTGAACCCGCTGTTGCAGGACCCCGGCTTGGCCTTCCACCCGCCGTTCTTGTACCTTGGTTACGTCGGCCTCTCGATGGCGTTTTCCTTCGCCGTTGCCGCGCTGATCGAAGGCCGGGTGGACGCCGCATGGGGCCGTTGGGTCCGCCCATGGACACTGGTGGCCTGGGTGTTCCTGACCATCGGCATCGCGCTCGGCTCATGGTGGGCCTATTATGAGCTTGGCTGGGGCGGCTTCTGGTTCTGGGATCCGGTCGAAAACGCGTCCTTCATGCCGTGGCTGATCGCGGCCGCCCTGCTGCACTCGTCCATCGTGGTCGAAAAGAGAGAGGCGCTGAAGTCCTGGACCATCCTGCTGGCGATCCTCGCCTTTGGGTTCAGCCTGATCGGCGCGTTCATCGTGCGATCCGGCGTGCTCACCAGCGTTCACGCTTTCGCCAACGACCCAGAGCGCGGCGTCTATCTGCTGGCAATCACCGGCATCTTCATGGGTGGCGCGCTGACACTTTACGCCGCCCGTGCCGCGTCGCTGGAAGCGAAGGGCGTCTTTGCCCTGGTCAGCCGCGAGTCGGCACTGGTCGCGAACAACATCCTGTTGGCGGTGTCGGCCTTCGTCGTCTTCGTCGGCACCGTCTGGCCGCTGGTGGCAGAGATGATCTGGGACCGGAAGCTTTCAGTCGGCGCGCCGTTCTTCGACGCGGCCTTCACGCCGTTCATGGTCGTTCTCGCCGCATTACTGCCCATCGGCGGCCTGATGCCGTGGAAGCGCGCGCGGATGGACCGCTTGGCGCAACCCTTGATCGGGGCGCTGGCCCTGTCGATCGCACTCGGGGCGCTGGTCTGGGTTATGCAGACGGGCGGCTCGATGTTGGCGCCTATCGGAGCCGTACTGGCGGCATGGGTCGTTCTGGGTGCGGTCGTCGATCTGAACCTGCGAACGGGGCGCGACTGGAGCACCAAACTCGCGCGCCTGCGCAAGTTGCCGCGCGCGGACTGGGGCAAGACCGTCTCGCACGCGGGCTTCGGCGTCACGATCTTCGGTGTCGCTGCCCTGACCGCCTGGCAGGTCGAGGATATCCGCGTCGCGCAAGAAGGCGAAAGTTTTGCGGTCGGTCCCTACGAGATCACGCTGGACAGCGTGCGCGAAGAGCGTGTCGCCAACTACCTGACGACGATCGCCACGATGCAGGTGACCCGCGGCGGCGATCCGGTCGCGACCCTTCAGCCCGAAAAACGCTTCTACCCCGTGGCGCAGATGCCCACGACCGAAGCGGCCATCGACAACGGCGTGCTGCGCGATCTCTATCTGGTAATCGGCGATCCGCAGGACGCCGGGGGCTGGGCCGTACGCACCTACATCAAGCCCTTCGCCAACTGGATCTGGGCGGGCTGCATCATCATGGCGCTGGGGGGCGGGTTGTCGTTGACCGACCGTCGCCACCGGGTCGCTGCCGGGGCCGCCAAGACCCCACGTCGCGCGGTGCCAGCGGAATGA
- a CDS encoding transglutaminase-like domain-containing protein, which yields MKMKINVDVEYAIETPTDILLQIETAAMPMQKIIRERLDAGNTTYLSRIAAEDSIGTRVWMNVEDELDVNYTAEIEITRTAEDISKIPAEQVHKLPHEAVRYLMASRYCPSDEFVSFVGAEFAHVEGGACIVEMANWIKERFTYSPGASGPGTTALETFVQRRGICRDFAHVLITLARAKAIPARMVSCYGPEVSPQDFHAMAEVWLDGRWHLVDPTGMSSPDRTAIIGVGRDAADIAFLTSYGWVTLQNQQVRVEEV from the coding sequence ATGAAAATGAAGATCAATGTCGATGTCGAGTACGCCATCGAGACCCCCACCGACATCCTTCTTCAGATCGAGACGGCGGCCATGCCGATGCAGAAGATCATTCGGGAACGGCTGGATGCGGGAAATACGACCTATCTCTCGCGCATCGCTGCGGAAGACAGCATCGGCACGCGCGTCTGGATGAACGTCGAAGACGAGCTGGACGTGAACTACACCGCTGAGATCGAGATCACGCGCACAGCGGAGGACATCAGCAAAATCCCCGCCGAGCAGGTTCACAAGCTGCCGCACGAGGCCGTGCGCTACTTGATGGCCTCACGTTACTGTCCGTCCGACGAATTCGTCAGCTTCGTTGGAGCAGAGTTTGCCCATGTGGAGGGCGGCGCCTGCATCGTCGAGATGGCGAATTGGATCAAGGAGCGCTTTACCTACTCGCCCGGCGCATCGGGACCGGGGACCACCGCGCTGGAGACATTCGTGCAGCGGCGCGGCATCTGTAGGGACTTCGCCCATGTGCTGATCACGCTTGCGCGCGCCAAAGCGATCCCCGCGCGCATGGTCAGCTGCTATGGCCCCGAGGTCAGCCCGCAGGACTTCCACGCCATGGCAGAGGTCTGGCTGGACGGGCGCTGGCATTTGGTGGACCCCACCGGCATGTCATCGCCCGACCGCACGGCGATCATCGGTGTCGGCCGCGATGCCGCCGACATCGCGTTCCTGACCAGCTACGGCTGGGTCACGCTTCAAAATCAACAGGTGCGCGTCGAAGAGGTCTAA